In Pseudophryne corroboree isolate aPseCor3 chromosome 3, aPseCor3.hap2, whole genome shotgun sequence, a genomic segment contains:
- the LOC135054661 gene encoding uncharacterized protein LOC135054661: MDANREFWAGFIDLYQANECLWRVGTRDYANRGKKNLAYQQLARYSLAQDSGADIKWVKRKIQNLRTVFLKEHRKYKDSQRSGAGSDQVKKPTLWYYDLMKFELDEEPSRTARSTEEPNTPEMFEPEEEESVDPLSSRELDVEPAVDEPADQATVRPELEESEAAMGTPQLPARRRRRPAIPRRSVSSSRSDTILRQAEEVLKNRPDRFEAIGDHLACELPEMNPTLLKNTPSVWYMPLYHMARMMN, from the exons ATGGATGCAAACCGTGAATTCTGGGCTGGATTCATCGATCTCTACCAGGCCAATGAGTGCTTGTGGCGTGTGGGAACAAGGGATTACGCCAACAGAGGAAAGAAAAATCTGGCATACCAGCAATTGGCCAGGTACAGCCTTGCCCAAGATAGTGGTGCCGACATCAAGTGGGTGAAGAGGAAGATCCAGAATCTGAGGACAGTATTTCTTAAGGAGCACAGGAAATACAAAGATTCCCAACGTTCAGGAGCGGGGTCAGATCAAGTCAAGAAGCCAACATTATGGTATTATGACTTGATGAAGTTCGAATTGGATGAGGAGCCTTCGAGGACAGCGCGGAGCACGGAGGAGCCGAACACGCCCGAGATGTTCGAGCCTGAGGAAGAGGAGAGTGTGGATCCG CTGTCTTCGAGGGAGCTGGACGTGGAACCTGCAGTGGATGAGCCGGCAGACCAAGCCACTGTAAGGCCGGAGCTGGAGGAGAGTGAGGCGGCGATGGGAACACCCCAGCTTCCGGCTAGAAGGAGACGCCGGCCAGCTATCCCTAGAAGATCTGTCTCGTCCAGCAGGTCAGATACAATTCTGAGGCAGGCAGAGGAGGTCCTAAAAAACAGACCGGATAGATTTGAAGCTATTGGAGACCATTTAGCCTGTGAGTTGCCGGAGATGAACCCCACACTTCTCAAAAATACGCCCAGCGTCTGGTATATGCCATTATATCACATGGCCAGGATGATGAATTGA